A section of the Aricia agestis chromosome 4, ilAriAges1.1, whole genome shotgun sequence genome encodes:
- the LOC121726467 gene encoding CAPA peptides-like, with the protein MQFVAKISLSLFLLTSAVTSSYLNSVKFRRDGIAYVNPYPRIGRSSGQTWLVPIKGEFTGEELSKRLMHAFPRIGRRSMPRQADLVDMLQETKRESSEEGMWFGPRLGRSFRGDDDDTAQNDVERNDLGAMEEPERRKRQIPHTEITN; encoded by the exons ATGCAGTTTGTGGCTAAGATCTCGCTGTCCCTGTTCCTGCTGACTTCCGCCGTCACCAGCTCCTACT TAAACAGCGTGAAGTTCCGACGCGACGGGATCGCCTATGTCAATCCGTACCCCAGGATCGGACGGTCGTCGGGCCAGACCTGGCTGGTGCCGATAAAAGGAGAGTTTACAG GTGAAGAGCTCTCGAAGCGGCTGATGCATGCGTTTCCCCGGATAGGACGGAGGAGCATGCCTCGGCAAGCGGACCTGGTCGACATGCTGCAGGAGACCAAGAGGGAGAGCAGTGAGGAGGGGATGTGGTTCGGGCCAAGGTTGGGCCGCAGCTTCAGAGGGGATGACGATG ACACAGCACAGAACGATGTAGAAAGAAATGACCTTGGAGCAATGGAGGAACCAGAGAGAAGGAAGCGACAAATACCCCACACAGAGATAACTAACTAA
- the LOC121726468 gene encoding uncharacterized protein LOC121726468, producing MASLTKTFISLLVVFCLIYECTCIHCYYCNSANNSACLDVNEYEDEIRSRIIPVVHCETAIPSNVALNFFCRKITQTIFHPHKDSEVRVTRGCGWVRHHKECYKDDNSDHLGTTCQCFQDLCNGSHRIDVGLLYLMLPVVMYFWC from the exons ATGGCGTCATTGACGAAAACTTTTATCTCTTTACTAGTTGTGTTTTGTTTAATATACGAAT GCACGTGCATCCACTGCTACTACTGCAACAGCGCGAACAATTCCGCGTGCCTGGACGTGAACGAATACGAGGACGAGATCCGCAGCCGCATCATCCCCGTGGTGCACTGCGAGACCGCCATCCCCAGCAACGTCGCCCTCAACTTCTTCTGCCGGAAGATCACGCAGACCA TCTTCCACCCCCACAAGGACAGCGAAGTGCGAGTAACGCGTGGGTGCGGCTGGGTGCGACACCACAAGGAGTGCTATAAGGACGACAATAGCGACCACCTTGGCACGACCTGCCAGTGCTTCCAGGACCTCTGCAACGGCAGCCACAGGATTGATGTTGGACTCTTGTACCTTATGTTACCAGTTGTTATGTACTTTTGGTGTTAA